Proteins encoded in a region of the Triticum dicoccoides isolate Atlit2015 ecotype Zavitan chromosome 3A, WEW_v2.0, whole genome shotgun sequence genome:
- the LOC119267771 gene encoding 5'-nucleotidase domain-containing protein 4-like isoform X1 — MADPVELMRRICLCFPPRLSPTQRSRVPPPQPQCLGVWARLRFPGSALSLRCHALDASKPSAVRGEPSEEYDDDEEPYFSVTSSRLSEVDYLGESTKGDLNVRRRHLDALGGNGKSTLHGPIEEIAWKEARQAETLLSDLGIADPLTVRNSPRGIFCTRTLNLRSISVIGYDMDYTLIHYNVMAWEGRAYDYGMGNLKSMGFLVDDLEFDPDLVIRGLIMDKVKGNLVKADRFGYIKRVMHGTQMLPTRAVSEIYGRELVDLRKEDTWEFLNTLFSVSEAVMFMQMVDKLDQGLVPAELGPLDYKGLYNAVSKALFRAHVEGQLKSEIMAEPERFVEPDPELPLALLDQKEAGKRLLLITNSDYHYTNKMMNHAFNRFLPNDMGWRDLFEMVIVSARKPEFFQISHPLYEVVTEDGLLRPCFKANSGGLYSGGSAQMVEKSLDIHGDEILYVGDHIFTDVSQSKVHLRWRTALICRELEDEFDALIKSHAQKEKLVTLIQQKEIVGDLFNQLRLALQRRTNSRPAQTLAATCMNDQELTESMQKLLIVMQRLDEKIVPLLESDGELFNKRWGWLSRAGLWDKSHLTRQIEKYADIYTSRVSNFLHYTPFMYFRSQEQTLAHDVHSYSRDQ; from the exons ATGGCGGACCCGGTCGAGCTCATGCGGCGCATCTGCCTCTGTTTCCCGCCGCGGCTGTCGCCTACGCAGCGCTCCAGAGTGCCGCCGCCACAGCCGCAATGCCTCGGGGTCTGGGCTCGCCTCCGCTTCCCAGGCTCTGCGCTGTCGCTCCGGTGCCACGCGCTCGACGCCAGCAAGCCGTCGGCGGTCAGGGGGGAGCCGAGCGAGGAgtacgacgacgatgaggagccgTACTTTTCCGTGACATCGTCGAGGCTGTCAGAGGTGGACTACCTCGGGGAGAGCACCAAGGGGGATTTGAACGTGCGCAGGAGGCACCTCGACGCGCTCG GTGGGAATGGAAAGTCAACATTGCATGGTCCTATAGAGGAGATAGCTTGGAAAGAAGCGAGACAAGCTGAAACGTTACTCAGTGACCTGGGAATTGCA GATCCTTTAACAGTAAGGAACTCTCCTCGTGGAATTTTCTGCACCAGGACACTAAATCTTCGATCTATCAGTGTCATTGGCTATGACATGGATTATACATTGATTCATTACAACGTGATG GCCTGGGAAGGGCGTGCATATGATTATGGGATGGGCAACCTGAAGAGCATGGGTTTCCTAGTAGACGACCTTGAATTTGATCCTGACCTG GTTATTAGGGGTCTTATTATGGATAAAGTAAAAGGAAACTTGGTAAAAGCTGACCGTTTTGGGTACATCAAGAGGGTCATGCACGGTACCCAAATGTTGCCCACTCGTGCTGTGAG TGAAATATATGGACGAGAGTTGGTGGACCTGCGGAAAGAAGATACATGGGAGTTCCTTAATACCCTTTTCTCTGTTTCAGAAGCTGTCATGTTCATGCAG ATGGTTGACAAGTTGGATCAGGGGTTGGTGCCTGCTGAACTTGGGCCACTGGATTACAAAGGGCTGTACAAT GCTGTTTCCAAAGCACTTTTTCGAGCACATGTAGAAGGTCAACTCAAG AGCGAAATAATGGCTGAGCCCGAGCGATTTGTCGAGCCTGATCCAGAACTGCCACTAGCTCTTCTAGATCAAAAGGAG GCTGgaaaaaggttgcttcttattactAACTCAGATTACCACTATACAAACAAAATGATGAATCATGCATTCAATCGCTTTCTTCCTAATGATATGGGATGGAGAGATCTATTTGAAATG GTTATAGTCTCCGCGAGGAAACCAGAGTTTTTCCAAATTTCGCATCCATTGTACGAGGTTGTTACTGAAGATGGTTTATTGCGTCCCTGTTTTAAGGCAAATTCAG GTGGCCTGTACTCTGGTGGTAGTGCTCAGATGGTTGAGAAGTCACTAGATATTCATGGGGATGAAATATTATATGTAGGGGACCATATTTTTACAGATGTGAGCCAATCAAAGGTTCATTTACGATGGAGGACAGCATTAATATGCCGAGAACTGGAAGATGAG TTTGACGCACTAATCAAAAGCCATGCTCAGAAAGAAAAGCTTGTCACACTTATACAACAAAAGGaaattgttggagaccttttcaaccAACTTCGCCTGGCTCTGCAGAGACGCACAAATTCACGTCCTGCACAG ACGCTTGCTGCAACTTGTATGAATGATCAGGAGCTTACAGAAAGTATGCAAAAGTTGCTCATTGTTATGCAGAGATTAGATGAAAAGATCGTGCCATTGCTGGAATCAGATGGAGAACTTTTCAATAAAAG ATGGGGTTGGCTGTCACGCGCTGGCCTATGGGACAAGAGTCATCTAACCAGGCAAATTGAGAA ATATGCTGATATATACACTTCAAGGGTTTCAAACTTTCTACACTACACTCCATTCATGTATTTTCGATCACAAGAACAG ACGCTTGCACACGACGTCCATTCTTATTCCCGCGATCAATAA
- the LOC119267771 gene encoding 5'-nucleotidase domain-containing protein 4-like isoform X3, which translates to MADPVELMRRICLCFPPRLSPTQRSRVPPPQPQCLGVWARLRFPGSALSLRCHALDASKPSAVRGEPSEEYDDDEEPYFSVTSSRLSEVDYLGESTKGDLNVRRRHLDALGGNGKSTLHGPIEEIAWKEARQAETLLSDLGIADPLTVRNSPRGIFCTRTLNLRSISVIGYDMDYTLIHYNVMAWEGRAYDYGMGNLKSMGFLVDDLEFDPDLVIRGLIMDKVKGNLVKADRFGYIKRVMHGTQMLPTRAVSEIYGRELVDLRKEDTWEFLNTLFSVSEAVMFMQMVDKLDQGLVPAELGPLDYKGLYNAVSKALFRAHVEGQLKSEIMAEPERFVEPDPELPLALLDQKEAGKRLLLITNSDYHYTNKMMNHAFNRFLPNDMGWRDLFEMVIVSARKPEFFQISHPLYEVVTEDGLLRPCFKANSGGLYSGGSAQMVEKSLDIHGDEILYVGDHIFTDVSQSKVHLRWRTALICRELEDETLAATCMNDQELTESMQKLLIVMQRLDEKIVPLLESDGELFNKRWGWLSRAGLWDKSHLTRQIEKYADIYTSRVSNFLHYTPFMYFRSQEQTLAHDVHSYSRDQ; encoded by the exons ATGGCGGACCCGGTCGAGCTCATGCGGCGCATCTGCCTCTGTTTCCCGCCGCGGCTGTCGCCTACGCAGCGCTCCAGAGTGCCGCCGCCACAGCCGCAATGCCTCGGGGTCTGGGCTCGCCTCCGCTTCCCAGGCTCTGCGCTGTCGCTCCGGTGCCACGCGCTCGACGCCAGCAAGCCGTCGGCGGTCAGGGGGGAGCCGAGCGAGGAgtacgacgacgatgaggagccgTACTTTTCCGTGACATCGTCGAGGCTGTCAGAGGTGGACTACCTCGGGGAGAGCACCAAGGGGGATTTGAACGTGCGCAGGAGGCACCTCGACGCGCTCG GTGGGAATGGAAAGTCAACATTGCATGGTCCTATAGAGGAGATAGCTTGGAAAGAAGCGAGACAAGCTGAAACGTTACTCAGTGACCTGGGAATTGCA GATCCTTTAACAGTAAGGAACTCTCCTCGTGGAATTTTCTGCACCAGGACACTAAATCTTCGATCTATCAGTGTCATTGGCTATGACATGGATTATACATTGATTCATTACAACGTGATG GCCTGGGAAGGGCGTGCATATGATTATGGGATGGGCAACCTGAAGAGCATGGGTTTCCTAGTAGACGACCTTGAATTTGATCCTGACCTG GTTATTAGGGGTCTTATTATGGATAAAGTAAAAGGAAACTTGGTAAAAGCTGACCGTTTTGGGTACATCAAGAGGGTCATGCACGGTACCCAAATGTTGCCCACTCGTGCTGTGAG TGAAATATATGGACGAGAGTTGGTGGACCTGCGGAAAGAAGATACATGGGAGTTCCTTAATACCCTTTTCTCTGTTTCAGAAGCTGTCATGTTCATGCAG ATGGTTGACAAGTTGGATCAGGGGTTGGTGCCTGCTGAACTTGGGCCACTGGATTACAAAGGGCTGTACAAT GCTGTTTCCAAAGCACTTTTTCGAGCACATGTAGAAGGTCAACTCAAG AGCGAAATAATGGCTGAGCCCGAGCGATTTGTCGAGCCTGATCCAGAACTGCCACTAGCTCTTCTAGATCAAAAGGAG GCTGgaaaaaggttgcttcttattactAACTCAGATTACCACTATACAAACAAAATGATGAATCATGCATTCAATCGCTTTCTTCCTAATGATATGGGATGGAGAGATCTATTTGAAATG GTTATAGTCTCCGCGAGGAAACCAGAGTTTTTCCAAATTTCGCATCCATTGTACGAGGTTGTTACTGAAGATGGTTTATTGCGTCCCTGTTTTAAGGCAAATTCAG GTGGCCTGTACTCTGGTGGTAGTGCTCAGATGGTTGAGAAGTCACTAGATATTCATGGGGATGAAATATTATATGTAGGGGACCATATTTTTACAGATGTGAGCCAATCAAAGGTTCATTTACGATGGAGGACAGCATTAATATGCCGAGAACTGGAAGATGAG ACGCTTGCTGCAACTTGTATGAATGATCAGGAGCTTACAGAAAGTATGCAAAAGTTGCTCATTGTTATGCAGAGATTAGATGAAAAGATCGTGCCATTGCTGGAATCAGATGGAGAACTTTTCAATAAAAG ATGGGGTTGGCTGTCACGCGCTGGCCTATGGGACAAGAGTCATCTAACCAGGCAAATTGAGAA ATATGCTGATATATACACTTCAAGGGTTTCAAACTTTCTACACTACACTCCATTCATGTATTTTCGATCACAAGAACAG ACGCTTGCACACGACGTCCATTCTTATTCCCGCGATCAATAA
- the LOC119267771 gene encoding 5'-nucleotidase domain-containing protein 4-like isoform X2, translating to MADPVELMRRICLCFPPRLSPTQRSRVPPPQPQCLGVWARLRFPGSALSLRCHALDASKPSAVRGEPSEEYDDDEEPYFSVTSSRLSEVDYLGESTKGDLNVRRRHLDALGGNGKSTLHGPIEEIAWKEARQAETLLSDLGIADPLTVRNSPRGIFCTRTLNLRSISVIGYDMDYTLIHYNVMAWEGRAYDYGMGNLKSMGFLVDDLEFDPDLVIRGLIMDKVKGNLVKADRFGYIKRVMHGTQMLPTRAVSEIYGRELVDLRKEDTWEFLNTLFSVSEAVMFMQMVDKLDQGLVPAELGPLDYKGLYNAVSKALFRAHVEGQLKSEIMAEPERFVEPDPELPLALLDQKEAGKRLLLITNSDYHYTNKMMNHAFNRFLPNDMGWRDLFEMVIVSARKPEFFQISHPLYEVVTEDGLLRPCFKANSGGLYSGGSAQMVEKSLDIHGDEILYVGDHIFTDVSQSKVHLRWRTALICRELEDEFDALIKSHAQKEKLVTLIQQKEIVGDLFNQLRLALQRRTNSRPAQTLAATCMNDQELTESMQKLLIVMQRLDEKIVPLLESDGELFNKRWGWLSRAGLWDKSHLTRQIEKYADIYTSRVSNFLHYTPFMYFRSQEQA from the exons ATGGCGGACCCGGTCGAGCTCATGCGGCGCATCTGCCTCTGTTTCCCGCCGCGGCTGTCGCCTACGCAGCGCTCCAGAGTGCCGCCGCCACAGCCGCAATGCCTCGGGGTCTGGGCTCGCCTCCGCTTCCCAGGCTCTGCGCTGTCGCTCCGGTGCCACGCGCTCGACGCCAGCAAGCCGTCGGCGGTCAGGGGGGAGCCGAGCGAGGAgtacgacgacgatgaggagccgTACTTTTCCGTGACATCGTCGAGGCTGTCAGAGGTGGACTACCTCGGGGAGAGCACCAAGGGGGATTTGAACGTGCGCAGGAGGCACCTCGACGCGCTCG GTGGGAATGGAAAGTCAACATTGCATGGTCCTATAGAGGAGATAGCTTGGAAAGAAGCGAGACAAGCTGAAACGTTACTCAGTGACCTGGGAATTGCA GATCCTTTAACAGTAAGGAACTCTCCTCGTGGAATTTTCTGCACCAGGACACTAAATCTTCGATCTATCAGTGTCATTGGCTATGACATGGATTATACATTGATTCATTACAACGTGATG GCCTGGGAAGGGCGTGCATATGATTATGGGATGGGCAACCTGAAGAGCATGGGTTTCCTAGTAGACGACCTTGAATTTGATCCTGACCTG GTTATTAGGGGTCTTATTATGGATAAAGTAAAAGGAAACTTGGTAAAAGCTGACCGTTTTGGGTACATCAAGAGGGTCATGCACGGTACCCAAATGTTGCCCACTCGTGCTGTGAG TGAAATATATGGACGAGAGTTGGTGGACCTGCGGAAAGAAGATACATGGGAGTTCCTTAATACCCTTTTCTCTGTTTCAGAAGCTGTCATGTTCATGCAG ATGGTTGACAAGTTGGATCAGGGGTTGGTGCCTGCTGAACTTGGGCCACTGGATTACAAAGGGCTGTACAAT GCTGTTTCCAAAGCACTTTTTCGAGCACATGTAGAAGGTCAACTCAAG AGCGAAATAATGGCTGAGCCCGAGCGATTTGTCGAGCCTGATCCAGAACTGCCACTAGCTCTTCTAGATCAAAAGGAG GCTGgaaaaaggttgcttcttattactAACTCAGATTACCACTATACAAACAAAATGATGAATCATGCATTCAATCGCTTTCTTCCTAATGATATGGGATGGAGAGATCTATTTGAAATG GTTATAGTCTCCGCGAGGAAACCAGAGTTTTTCCAAATTTCGCATCCATTGTACGAGGTTGTTACTGAAGATGGTTTATTGCGTCCCTGTTTTAAGGCAAATTCAG GTGGCCTGTACTCTGGTGGTAGTGCTCAGATGGTTGAGAAGTCACTAGATATTCATGGGGATGAAATATTATATGTAGGGGACCATATTTTTACAGATGTGAGCCAATCAAAGGTTCATTTACGATGGAGGACAGCATTAATATGCCGAGAACTGGAAGATGAG TTTGACGCACTAATCAAAAGCCATGCTCAGAAAGAAAAGCTTGTCACACTTATACAACAAAAGGaaattgttggagaccttttcaaccAACTTCGCCTGGCTCTGCAGAGACGCACAAATTCACGTCCTGCACAG ACGCTTGCTGCAACTTGTATGAATGATCAGGAGCTTACAGAAAGTATGCAAAAGTTGCTCATTGTTATGCAGAGATTAGATGAAAAGATCGTGCCATTGCTGGAATCAGATGGAGAACTTTTCAATAAAAG ATGGGGTTGGCTGTCACGCGCTGGCCTATGGGACAAGAGTCATCTAACCAGGCAAATTGAGAA ATATGCTGATATATACACTTCAAGGGTTTCAAACTTTCTACACTACACTCCATTCATGTATTTTCGATCACAAGAACAG GCCTAG